The following proteins come from a genomic window of Betaproteobacteria bacterium:
- a CDS encoding RHS repeat-associated core domain-containing protein, which translates to MQRIHLWPIRNPNHERGGQCQYPDLHGAGGRWHGTDVLRARYYHPGLARFISEDPISLAGGINIYLYVVGNPISYRDPLGLKIWHDGGSSWTDTPTGPGWKKWTGWDGGKGRPASSSSSNSPAATCIQDY; encoded by the coding sequence ATCCAACGAATACACCTATGGCCCATACGGAACCCGAACCATGAGCGGGGCGGCCAATGCCAATACCCAGACCTACACGGGGCGGGAGGACGATGGCACGGGACTGATGTACTACGGGCACGCTACTATCACCCTGGATTGGCGAGATTCATCAGCGAAGATCCGATCAGTCTTGCGGGTGGAATCAATATCTACCTCTATGTCGTGGGGAATCCGATCAGTTACCGAGACCCTCTCGGATTGAAGATTTGGCACGACGGTGGAAGTAGTTGGACCGATACTCCGACCGGGCCGGGGTGGAAAAAGTGGACCGGATGGGATGGCGGCAAGGGCAGACCAGCCAGTTCGTCTTCATCGAATTCACCAGCGGCGACGTGTATTCAAGACTATTGA